ATTAAATATCTTGTCCATCTCCACGTTAGACTTGCATCAATTCTCGAAGGacttcaaatttaattttcttcacaaatactTCATGTTacgaaaaagagaaaaaaaaggcAAAATCCTCAAGAAACTTGAATATCAACGGACGTGCATTTGGGAGAATTCCTACAAATGGGGCACGAAGCTTTTAACTTCAGCCATTGGTCCACACAATCTGCATGAAAGCAATGCTGACATTCGGGTATACTTCTGAGGGTCTCCTTGGGCTTGTACTCAGATAAGCAAATCGTGCAAGTGTTGTCGTTAGGCTCAGGCAACCTTCGGCTCTCCCCTAGGATCGTTTTGGGGTAAGATTCAATTGTTGAACTGTCGAGCCCACCCGTGATGACTAGAGTTTGTGGCGCTACAGCGGCAGAGCTGCTGGAGTCAACAATCGGTAGGCGCCGCCCCGTGAAGCCCTTCACCTTGCGGCAAATCCAGCACATAAATCCCATTATTAAAAGGAGCGCAGGCACTCCGGCCCCAGCAATTACTGCGTAACGCGCACCTCTTGGAAGTCCTGGGAAAATGAGTCGATGATCATAGGTTCTGATCAACATGCCTAGCTATAAGGTTTTCCGAGGCTCCAAAAAATTACTAGCCCTTTAATCTTTTGTTCACATCTTTCTCGTTCCCACAGCTATATTTGACCCTAAACTAATTCATTGTCGAATCAAGTCGAATCGAATCCGGAAAATCTGATTCTTGATTTACAGTACCCAATTCAAACTTCAAATCAATTTTACGTGCTGAAATCGAGCTTTTAATTTATGATGATCACTCAATATCCCATCTAGCTTTTGATAAAAAATTTCCATGAGGAAAAGGTCGAGCTAAACAATATATATACTTGCCCTAATACAAGTGATTTGGTTTCAAgaagttttatttttttgggaAACACTTTCAGATAATATTTCGAAATAAATATCCGGTTATATTTAGAAAAACTACAGAGTAGattttttattataacttgagTTCATTATCAAATAAATTTACATATAATTATCTGGTAAAAGCTTATATGAGatggtcttacgggtcgtattttgtgagacgtatatcttatttgggtcatctacgaAAAATTATTAGTTTGTAtattaagagtattaatttttattatgaatatcagtagatttgacacgtctcacagattaagattcgtgagaccgtctcacaagagacctgttCTAATATCTCTAGTCCACCCTACTCTTGTCCTCGGTTAATATTGCAATAAAGTGGTgtattctaaatttttttaattgaagttttttttatttattactaTTGATTGTTGAATTTCCCCGTGTCAAATTAGAAACCAATCATCGGCGGTTTACGTTATTTCAAGGAAAAATGTTAAATGAAAGACTTACCGCGGCGAGAAACGAGACTGCATTCAGCAAGTGTAGTGGAGTTGCTCTTGAGCCCACACCGTCCACCTCTCGACTCGCACCGCCCGCACTGCGGGTTGTCCCAACTGAGCAAGATGTCTTCACTGAGATCCGACGTCGCCATTGGTTCAGAAAACGTCCACTGAACCGGCACAGACACCGTAGATATCAGGCTACACCTAGATGTCAAGAATGAGATAGCAATCACAGAAGACGAGGCGAAAACCGTGTAATTCTGACCGCTCAAACATCCGATAGGGTTGAACTTATACTTGGTGTAATCAAGCGTCGCGCAATTAAAGAAGGCAAAATTCTGATTGAAATAGCCAGAAAACGGAGACGCTGAAAGGTTTAAAGTAAAGAGACGTTTGGGGAGGCAGCTGTCCGGATCGTTGAGCCATATGCGTTGCGTTTGGTAGTCTATAGCTTGGACTGTGAATTGGCCTGAGTTTGGGATGTCGATAACTGTTTGATCTGATGCGTTACAGGAAAGATTGAAGCCCCGGTAGCCGCATGACTTTGGCTGAAGGTTTTGGAGCTGGAACGGGAACCGGATCTTGGGTTCCCCGAGATGGCAGGAAGAATCTGAACATAGTTGAGCAAATGAATACTCGACgaataaaaaaatgaagagAAAGAAGAGGGTTTCGATGGTATCCATGGGAGCAGCTGGTTGAACTTTGAAGCTTAATTCTCAACTTGGAAACACAGGAAAAAACCTGCAATGGATCACTACtaatttaaattgtttaataaACAGAACTATGGATGTCattctttttttaatttatagaagtttattaatttattttttttaaatgatggctttaaaaaatttgagtaggtaggtatcttgtgagacggtctcacgaatctttatatgtgagacgggtcaaccctatcgatattcacaataaaaagtaatattcttatcataaaaaataatatttttttataaatgaccgaaataagatatttatctcataaaatatgatccgtgagaccgtctcatacaagtttttgtctaaaaaATTTGagacaaataatttatttactGACTCAATTGTCATGATTAATGTTGTAACACTTTTTTTTTACGGAAAATTATTGCAAAACCtaaattgataattaataaattaattcttttatttaaaaatatgatcattctaTATCactttaatattatttaaaagttatttgaaatttaattaatttatgtaCATCAATTGTGTTTAAAAAGTAATCAACTAAaaccatatattatatattataatcaactaaaaccatatattatatattattcatGTATAATAAAAAGAAGCATAtgacataaatcaatataattaatttatgcttttgtcattgtataAATTGGCTTTCTGATAAAGTATTTATTATCtagtattaatatataattaaattcaaatcattatgagcgagtctcatgtgagatcatttcacggatcataatctgtaagATGGGtaaaccctacccatattcacaataaaaagtaatattcttagaataaaaattaatatttttataagtgacc
This is a stretch of genomic DNA from Primulina eburnea isolate SZY01 chromosome 11, ASM2296580v1, whole genome shotgun sequence. It encodes these proteins:
- the LOC140804580 gene encoding putative RING-H2 finger protein ATL21A, whose translation is MDTIETLFFLFIFLFVEYSFAQLCSDSSCHLGEPKIRFPFQLQNLQPKSCGYRGFNLSCNASDQTVIDIPNSGQFTVQAIDYQTQRIWLNDPDSCLPKRLFTLNLSASPFSGYFNQNFAFFNCATLDYTKYKFNPIGCLSGQNYTVFASSSVIAISFLTSRCSLISTVSVPVQWTFSEPMATSDLSEDILLSWDNPQCGRCESRGGRCGLKSNSTTLAECSLVSRRGLPRGARYAVIAGAGVPALLLIMGFMCWICRKVKGFTGRRLPIVDSSSSAAVAPQTLVITGGLDSSTIESYPKTILGESRRLPEPNDNTCTICLSEYKPKETLRSIPECQHCFHADCVDQWLKLKASCPICRNSPKCTSVDIQVS